The genomic window ATCGGGGCTTAGAGGAGGCCCACCCCGAACGGATCCGTGCGGGCCGCGGGAGCTCGGTGCGGATCAGGTGTTCCCGCGGTGGCGGTAGAACTCGGTGTGGTCCGGTTCGAGGGGAGTGTTGCCGAGGATGAGGTCGGCGGCCTTCTCGGCGAGCATCATGACGGGGGCGTAGATGTTGCCGTTGGTCACGTACGGCATCGCGGACGCGTCGACCACATGCAGCCCGTCCAGGCCGTGGACCCCCAGGGTGGCCGGGTCGAGGACCGACATCTCGTCCGTGCCCATCCTGGCGGTGCACGAGGGGTGCAGGGCGGTCTCGCCGTCCTCGGCGACCCACTGCAGGATCTCCTCGTCGGTCTCGACCTGCGGTCCGGGCGAGATCTCGCCGTCGCTGAACTCGGCGAAGGCGGGCTGCCCGAGGATCCTGCGGGTGACCCGGATCGCCTCGACCCATTCCCGGCGGTCCTGAGCGGTGGAGAGGTAGTTGAACCTGAGAGCCGGGTGCTCGCGCGGGTCCGTCGACCTGATCTTCACCGAACCCCGGGCGTCGGAGTACATCGGGCCGATGTGCACCTGGTACCCGTGCCCGCCGGCCGGTGCGGAGCCGTCGTAGCGCACCGCGATCGGCAGGAAGTGGAACATCAGGTTGGGGTAGTCGACGTCCTCGTTGCTGCGGACGAAGCCGCCGCCCTCGAAGTGGTTGGTCGCGCCCGGGCCCGAGCGCAGGAAGAGCCACTGCGCGCCGATGAACGGGCGCCGCCACAGCTTCATGGCGGGCTGCACGGACACCGGCTGCTTGCACGCGTGCTGGACGTACACCTCGAGGTGGTCCTGCAGGTTCTCACCGACGCCGGGCAGGTGCTGGACGGCGTCGATGCCGAGCGCGCCCAGCTCCGCCGCGTTGCCGACGCCGGAGAGCTGCAGCAGCTGCGGGGAGTTGACGGCGCCGCCGGAGAGGATCACCTTGCCTCCCCGCACGCGGTGCGTGGTGCCTCCTCGGCGGTACTCCACACCGACCGCGCGCCTGCCCTCGAAGAGGACACGACCGACGTGGGCGCGGGTCTGCAGGTCGAGGTTGCGGCGGCCGAGCACCGGGTGCAGGTAGGCGCGGGCGGCGCTGAGCCGGCGCCCGCGGCGCAGGTTGCGGTCGAAGGGGGCGAAGCCCTCCTGGCGGTAGCCGTTGACGTCGTCCGTGAGCGGGTAGCCGGCCTGCTGGACCGCCTCGAAGAACGCGGAGAACAAGGGGTTGGCGACCGGCCCGCGCTCCAGGACGAGGGGGCCGTCGTGCCCGCGGAAACCTCGGCCGTCGGCGGCCGGGCCGCCGGCTTCCCGGTCGGCGAGGCAGTTCTCCATGCGCTTGAAGTAGGGGAGGCAGTGGGCGTAGTCCCAGTCCTTCATGCCGGCGTCGGCGCCCCAACGCTCGTAGTCGAGCGGGTTGCCGCGCTGGAAGATCATGCCGTTGATGCTGCTGGAGCCACCGAGGACCTTGCCCCGGGCGTGGTAGATCTTCCGCCCGTTCATGAAGGGCTCCGGCTCGGACTCGTACTTCCAGTCGTAGAACCGGCTGCCGATCGGGAAGGTCAGGGCGGCCGGCATGTGGATGAAGACGTCCCAGGGGTAGTCCGGCCGGCCCGCCTCCAGCACCAGCACCCGGTTGGCCGGGTCCGCGCTGAGCCGGGCCGCGAGCGCGCAGCCTGCCGACCCTCCGCCGACGATGATGAAGTCGTACTGCTTCAAGGCCATGGTGTCCTGCCATTGCTCTCGGGGCGGTGACGCCGTCTGCGCAAGTCTGGCGAGGTTGCTGCGGGTTGCAGTGGGGGGGTTCCGGCGGGTTCGCGAGGGCACGGTGACGCGCGGCGCCCGTCGTTGCCGCTGAACAGCAAGTTTCTTCACAAGAAACTGTGTTCACAGTGCGCAACAGTTTCGGGACCTACTCGGGGATCGTCAAGGCCCCCTGCCATCCTCTGGTCAATCTGTTGTGTTAGACGCAACAGTGTGCGTAGTCTGAAACACCGCTGAGGAGGTGAGTCACCCACGGCGCACAGCGAGGATCTGCTCCTGACGCCGATTCCCCAGAGACCGACGCCGTCTCTCCCCAGGAGTCCCGCGATGTCCCACCAGCTGCCCGAGCACCCCGACCGGCTGTGGCGCACCCCCGACCCCAAGCGCTCCTACGACGTGGTCATCGTCGGGGCGGGCGGCCACGGGCTGGCCACCGCCTACTACCTCGCCCGCAACCACGGGATCACCAACGTCGCCGTGCTGGAACGCGGTTGGCTCGCCGGCGGCAACATGGCCCGGAACACCACCATCATCCGGTCCAACTACCTCTGCGAGGAGAGCGCGGCGCTGTACGAGCACGCGCTGAAGCTCTGGGAGGTGCTGCCGCAGGAGCTGGAGTACGACTTCCTGTTCAGCCAGCGCGGCGTGCTCAACCTCGCCCACACCCTGCAGGACGTCCGTGAGGGCACTCGCCGGGTCAACGCCAACCGGCTCGGCGGGGTCGACGCCGAGTGGCTGGACGCCGACCAGGTGCGCGAGTTCTGCCCGATCGTCAACACCTCCCCCGACGTGCGCTACCCGGTGCTCGGCGCGACGCTGCAGCCCCGGGCCGGCATCGCCAAGCACGACCACGTCGCCTGGGCGCTGGCGCGCAAGGCGGACGAGTACGGCGTCGACCTGATCCAGGGCTGCGAGGTGACCGGATTCCTGCGCGAGGGCGACCGCGTCGTCGGCGTGCGGACCAGCCGGGGACCGATCGGCGCGGGGCGGGTCGCACTGGCCGCCGCCGGGCACAGCAGCGTCCTGGCCGACCTGGCCGGACTGCGGCTCCCGGTGCAGAGCCACCCCCTGCAGGCGCTCGTCTCCGAGCTGCTGGAACCCGTGCACCCCACCGTGGTGATGTCCAACCACGTGCACGTGTACGTGAGCCAGGCCCACAAGGGCGAGCTGGTCATGGGCGCGGGCGTGGATCCCTACAACGGCTACGGCCAGCGCGGCTCCTTCCACCAGATCGAGCATCAGATGGCCGCGGCGCTCGAACTGTTCCCGGTCTTCGCCCGGGCGCACGTGCTGCGCACCTGGGGCGGCATCGTCGACGTCACCCCCGACGCCTCGCCGATCATCGGCCCGACGCCGATCGAGAACCTCTTCCTCAACTGCGGCTGGGGCACCGGCGGCTTCAAGGCGACGCCCGCCTCCGGCTGGGTGTACGCGCACACCATCGCCACCGGCGAGCCGCACCCGCTGAACGCACCCTTCGGGCTGGAGCGGTTCACCACCGGCGCACTGATCGACGAGCACGGCGCCGCCGCCGTTGCGCACTGACCGCACTGACCGGAGGACCACGCATGCTGCTGATCGCCTGTCCCTGGTGCGGCGAACGGGACGAGCTCGAGTTCCACTACGGCGGCCAGGCCCATGTCGCCTACCCGGCGGACCCCGAGGGCCTGTCCGACGCCGAGTGGGGCGAGTACCTGTTCGTGCGCGACAACACCAAGGGCCCCTTCGCGGAACGCTGGTCGCACGCCGCCGGCTGCCGGCGCTGGTTCAACGTCGTCCGACACACCGTCACCCACCAGATCCTGGCCGTGCCGAGCGATCGCCCGACGGCCGCCGGCCGGCCGAAGCCGGTGACCGCATGACGCAGCCCCGGCGTCTCCCCCGCGGCGGACGGGTCGACCGCTCCGCTCCCCTGCGCTTCACCTTCGACGGCGTGGCGTACACCGGCCTGCGCGGCGACACGCTCGCCTCCGCCCTGCTCGCCAACGGCGTGCTGCGGGTCGGTCCCAGCCTCCACCGCGGGCGGCCGCGCGGCATCAGCACCGCAGGCGTGGAGGAGCCGAGCGCCCTCGTCCAGGTCGACGGGCCCTGCTCGGAGCCGATGCTCCTCGCGACCACGATCGAGCTGTACGAGGGCCTCTCGGCGGTCGGCCTCGCGGGCCTCGGCCGCCTCGACCCGAGGCCCGACGAAGCCGTCCACGACAAGATGCACATCCACACCGACGTCCTGGTCGTCGGCGGCGGCCCGGCCGGACTCGCCGCGGCCCTCGCGGCCGGGCGTTGCGGCGCCCGCGTCGTCCTGGTCGACGACCAGCCGGAACTCGGTGGATCCCTGCTCGCGGGGCGGGAGTCGATCGACGGCCGCCCGGCGCTCGACTGGGTGGCGGACGCCCGTGCGGAGCTCACCGCGCAGAGCGACACCCGGATCCTCACCAGGTCCACGGCGATCGGCTACCACGACCACAACTACCTGCTCGTCGCCGAGCACCGCACCGACCACCTCGGCCCGCACCCCGTCCCCGGCGTCTCCCGGCAGCGTCTGTGGCACATCCGGGCCCGCCGGGTGGTCCTGGCGACCGGCGCCCACGAGCGGCCGATGGTCTTCGCCGGCAACGACCGACCGGGCGTCATGTCCGCCGCCGCCGTGCGCGCCTACGTGAACCGGTACGCCGTGCTCCCCGGCCGCCGGGCCGTGGTCCTCACCACCAATGACCACGCCTACGCCACCGCGCTCGACCTGGTCGCGGCCGGGGCCCGGGTGGCGGCACTGGTCGACACCCGGCCGGAGCCGCCCGCCGATCTCGTCGCCTCCGCGCGCGGTGCCGGGATCGAGGTCCGCACCGGATCGGCCGTGGTCGGCACCCGGGGTCACGATCGTCTGTCGGCGGTCCGCATCGCCGAGCTCGATGCCGACGACGCGATCAGCGGCCCGGTCCGCGAGGTGGCCTGCGACCTGCTCGCCGTCTCGGGCGGCTGGAACCCGGCCGTCCATCTGTGGAGCCAGTCCCAGGGCACGACCCGCTACGAGGACGACCTGGCGGCGTTCGTCCCCGCGCAGGCCGCACAGAACGTCGTCAGCGTCGGAGCCGCCCTGGGCGTCCTCGACCTCGCCGGGTGCCTCGGCGGCGCCTTCGCCGCCGGGGTCGAGGCAGCCGACCTGGCAGGCTTCCCCACCAGCGTGCCCTCGGTGCCGCCCAGTTCCGGCGACCTCCCGCCGGCCCGGCCGCGGCCGGTGTGGCTCGTGCCCGGCGAGACGGGCGACCCCTCCGAGTGGCACGACCACTTCGTCGACCTGCAGCGGGACGCCACGGTCGCGGACGTGCAGCGCGCGATCCGAGCCGGTATGCGCTCCGTCGAGCACATCAAGCGCTACACCACCATCGGCACCGCGCACGACCAGGGCAAGGCGTCCGGAGTGAGCGCCACCGGCGTCATCGCCCGGCTGCTCGGCGCCCGCTCGCCGGGCGAGGTGGGCACCACCACCTACCGCGGCCCGTACGTACCCGTCTCCTTCGCGCTGCTCGCCGGGCGTGAACGCGGCGCCCTCTTCGACCCGGTGCGCACCACCGCGATCCATCCCTGGCACGTCGAGCACGGCGCGGTCTTCGAGAACGTCGGCCAGTGGAAGCGCCCCTGGTACTACCCGCGGCCCGGGGAGTCCATGGCGGCGGCCGTGGAGCGCGAGTGCCGCGCGGCCCGCGAAGGCGTCGCCGTCATGGACGCCAGCACCCTCGGCAAGATCGACGTCATCGGGCCCGACGCGGGCGAGTTCCTGAACCGTGTCTACACCAACGCCTTCGCCAAGCTGGCCGTCAACTCCGCGCGGTACGGGGTGATGTGCCGGGCGGACGGCATGGTCCTCGACGACGGCGTGACCCTGCGCCTGGCAGCCGACCACTACATCATGACGACCACGACCGGGAACGCCGCGGGCGTCCTGGACTGGCTGGAGGAGTGGTCGCAGACCGAATGGCCCGAGCTGCGCGTGCGGTTCACCTCGGTGACCGAGCAGTGGGCCACGGTCGCGGTCGTCGGCCCCCGATCGCGCGAGGTCGTCGCAGCCCTGGCCCCGGACCTGGACGTGTCGAACGACGCCTTCCCCTTCATGACGGCCCGTGAGACCCGCCTCGCGAGCGGCGTGGCGGCCCGGATCTGCCGCATCTCCTTCTCCGGCGAGCTGGCCTTCGAGATCAACGTCGCCGGCTGGTACGGCCTCGCCACCTGGGAGTCCGTCATCCGGGCCGGCGCACCGCTGGGCATCACCCCGTACGGCACCGAGACCATGCACGTGCTGCGCGCCGAGAAGGGCTACCCCGTCATCGGCCAGGACACCGACGGCACGGTCACCCCGCAGGACCTCGGCATGGAGTGGGTCGTCTCCCAGCGGAAGCCCTTCATCGGCAAGCGTTCCTTCCGCCGTGCCGACACCGCGCGCGGCGACCGCAGGCAGCTGGTCGGCCTGCTGCCCGTGGATCCCGCCGTGCTGCTACCGGAGGGCGCGCAGCTGGTGGCGGACGCCGAGGTGTCACCGCCCACCAGGGCGCTGGGGCACGTCACCTCCAGCTACCGCAGCGCGGCGCTCGGTCGCACCTTCGCCCTGGCACTCGTCGTCGGCGGGCGGGAGCGGCTGGGCGAGAGGGTCTACGCGCCGCTGCCCGACGGCGTGGTCGCCGCGACCATCACCGACCCCGTCCTCTACGACCCGAAGGGGACCCGCCGTGACGGCTGACACCCACCGGCGCAGCCCACTCGGGCACCTCGCCGACGTCCTCGCGGCGCACTCGACCGGCGGAGAGCGGGGAGTCCGGTTGCGCGAGGTGCCCTTCCTCGCGCAACTCGACCTCCAGCTCAACCCGCACGGGCCGGCCGCCATGGGGGCGCCCCCGGCCGGAGGCTGGGGGAGGATCGCCGCGGCGCTGGGCTCGCCACTGCCGACCGCCCCGAACACCGTCATCGAGGCGGGAAGCCTCCAGGTCCTCTGGCTGGGCCCGCAGGAGTGGCTCGTGCTGGGCCCCGACGGCTCCGCGGGCGCCACCGCCGACCTGCTGCGGGCGGCGCTGGCGGACGAGCCCGGATCGGTCGTGGACGTCTCCGCCAACCGCACCACCCTCGAACTGTCCGGTCCCGCCGCCCGCCAGGTCCTGGAGAAGGGCTGCTCGCTCGACCTGCACCCCCGCGCCTTCGGGCCGGGCCGCTGTGCACAGACGCTGCTCGGCAAGATCCAGGTGATCCTCCACCAGGTCGACGCGGAGCCGACCTACCGGCTACTCGTGCGGGGGTCGTTCGCGCAGTACCTGACGGACTGGCTCCTCGACGCGATGGAGGAGTACCGCCACCCCCGGCTCACACCCTGAACGGGTCCGGGCGTCGTGCGGGAACCCGCTCTGTCATACCCGCATGCCGGGTTCACCGCAGTCGCGCCGGCACCTCACAGTCCTGCGCCGCGTGTGTCGGTGCAGCCGGGACGTCAGCGGGACGTCACAGTGCCACAGGCTCATCGTGCCCGGGGCAGCTCAACGGGTGCGGCAGGTCGTTCGGGTCATCCGGGCAGCCCTCGGTGTTCCGGCTCGGATCGGCCTCGGCATCCCGGCGGTCCAGAGCCGCTGCGGTCGCGGGGTACCTGGCGCGGAGCCGGTCCCGGAGGGACTGGGCAGGCCTGCCGGCTGCCGATCCCGCGTCGAGTTCCGCCCCCGGGCCGGGGAGCACGACTCCGGGTGCACGCAGCTGCGTCAGCTCCGCTTCCAGCTCGGCGACACGGGCCTCGAGTCGCTGCACGTCTCGGGTCGCATCCTTGCATCCCTCCTGGTTGCGCCTGGCGACGAGTGTGAGGGTGTCCACCCGGTCCGCGAAGGCGTCGCGTTCGGCTGCGATCGACTGCACGACCTGGCCGGCGACGACTGCGGCAATCCAGTCGACCCACTCGTTGATGCACTCGGTGCCCGGGTCGCCGATCAGCTCGACATCCTGCAGGCCGTTGAGCATGGCCGGGCGGATGGTGTCGGCGATGCGCTGCTGCGGGCCGGGCTGCTCGGTCACAGCTGCTCCTCGATGACGATTCGGACGGCTTCGCCGACCGCTCTGGTGCGGATGGTGCCGGGGAACCGATCTTCCCATGCGCCGGCTGTCCATTCGACGCGGGCGAGCCTGCCCGGCCGTGCGGTCGACGCTCGTCCTTGCCCGCCCAACGGCACACTCGGTCAGCGGCCGCCGTGTCTGTGACGGTTTCTCCACCTCTCGCGGTACGGGCCGAGGCCGAGCTTCGCCGGACCGCCCACGCCGCCGGCCGGCTCCCTGCAGCCCCCACCCCAGCACGCCTGGTCGGCACGGGTCGGGACGCAGGCACCGCCGTCCGGGGTCAGCGGGTGATCGAAATCGCGAAGGGGACGAATCCGCTGGACCGGATCACGTGGGGTACGAACAGGATCGCGGCCTCCGTGGCGCGGGCGGTCCGGATCCCGCCGAGGTCGGTGATCCACTCCTTGCGCCAGCCGAGGTCGGTGAGGAGTTCGCGGACGGTCTGCTTGGCCCTGGGGTCCTCGCCGGAGAGGAACACCGTGGGCGTCTGGGCGAGCGTGGCCGGCGCGGTCATCACCGGGAAGAGCATGGTGTTGAGTGTCTTGACAACGTGTGTTTCGGGGAGCGCTTCCTGGAGTTGCTCGGCGAGGCTCGAGCCGGGGTAGATCAGGTCGGCGGGCAGTCCGTCCGGTCCGTCGACGGTGGCGTTGGAGACGTCGACGAGGATCTTGTCGCGCAGTTCGTCGCGCAGCGCGGCGAGCCGGTCCAGGGAGCCGGCGCCCGGGGTGGCGTTGATGACGATCCGGGCTGTTCGGGCGGCGTCGGCGGCGGCGCCCGGCGCGCGGTCCGCCACGGTCACCTCATGTCCTGCCCGGGTGAGGGCGGTGGCCAGGTTGCCGCCGACGCGGCCGTTTCCGAGAACGGCGATCGTGGTCATGATGATCTGGTCCTTCCGTGCGTGCGGGTTTGCGGGTGTGGTGCA from Kitasatospora sp. NBC_01250 includes these protein-coding regions:
- the betA gene encoding choline dehydrogenase; the protein is MALKQYDFIIVGGGSAGCALAARLSADPANRVLVLEAGRPDYPWDVFIHMPAALTFPIGSRFYDWKYESEPEPFMNGRKIYHARGKVLGGSSSINGMIFQRGNPLDYERWGADAGMKDWDYAHCLPYFKRMENCLADREAGGPAADGRGFRGHDGPLVLERGPVANPLFSAFFEAVQQAGYPLTDDVNGYRQEGFAPFDRNLRRGRRLSAARAYLHPVLGRRNLDLQTRAHVGRVLFEGRRAVGVEYRRGGTTHRVRGGKVILSGGAVNSPQLLQLSGVGNAAELGALGIDAVQHLPGVGENLQDHLEVYVQHACKQPVSVQPAMKLWRRPFIGAQWLFLRSGPGATNHFEGGGFVRSNEDVDYPNLMFHFLPIAVRYDGSAPAGGHGYQVHIGPMYSDARGSVKIRSTDPREHPALRFNYLSTAQDRREWVEAIRVTRRILGQPAFAEFSDGEISPGPQVETDEEILQWVAEDGETALHPSCTARMGTDEMSVLDPATLGVHGLDGLHVVDASAMPYVTNGNIYAPVMMLAEKAADLILGNTPLEPDHTEFYRHRGNT
- a CDS encoding sarcosine oxidase subunit beta family protein is translated as MSHQLPEHPDRLWRTPDPKRSYDVVIVGAGGHGLATAYYLARNHGITNVAVLERGWLAGGNMARNTTIIRSNYLCEESAALYEHALKLWEVLPQELEYDFLFSQRGVLNLAHTLQDVREGTRRVNANRLGGVDAEWLDADQVREFCPIVNTSPDVRYPVLGATLQPRAGIAKHDHVAWALARKADEYGVDLIQGCEVTGFLREGDRVVGVRTSRGPIGAGRVALAAAGHSSVLADLAGLRLPVQSHPLQALVSELLEPVHPTVVMSNHVHVYVSQAHKGELVMGAGVDPYNGYGQRGSFHQIEHQMAAALELFPVFARAHVLRTWGGIVDVTPDASPIIGPTPIENLFLNCGWGTGGFKATPASGWVYAHTIATGEPHPLNAPFGLERFTTGALIDEHGAAAVAH
- a CDS encoding sarcosine oxidase subunit delta, with translation MLLIACPWCGERDELEFHYGGQAHVAYPADPEGLSDAEWGEYLFVRDNTKGPFAERWSHAAGCRRWFNVVRHTVTHQILAVPSDRPTAAGRPKPVTA
- a CDS encoding sarcosine oxidase subunit alpha family protein, which gives rise to MTQPRRLPRGGRVDRSAPLRFTFDGVAYTGLRGDTLASALLANGVLRVGPSLHRGRPRGISTAGVEEPSALVQVDGPCSEPMLLATTIELYEGLSAVGLAGLGRLDPRPDEAVHDKMHIHTDVLVVGGGPAGLAAALAAGRCGARVVLVDDQPELGGSLLAGRESIDGRPALDWVADARAELTAQSDTRILTRSTAIGYHDHNYLLVAEHRTDHLGPHPVPGVSRQRLWHIRARRVVLATGAHERPMVFAGNDRPGVMSAAAVRAYVNRYAVLPGRRAVVLTTNDHAYATALDLVAAGARVAALVDTRPEPPADLVASARGAGIEVRTGSAVVGTRGHDRLSAVRIAELDADDAISGPVREVACDLLAVSGGWNPAVHLWSQSQGTTRYEDDLAAFVPAQAAQNVVSVGAALGVLDLAGCLGGAFAAGVEAADLAGFPTSVPSVPPSSGDLPPARPRPVWLVPGETGDPSEWHDHFVDLQRDATVADVQRAIRAGMRSVEHIKRYTTIGTAHDQGKASGVSATGVIARLLGARSPGEVGTTTYRGPYVPVSFALLAGRERGALFDPVRTTAIHPWHVEHGAVFENVGQWKRPWYYPRPGESMAAAVERECRAAREGVAVMDASTLGKIDVIGPDAGEFLNRVYTNAFAKLAVNSARYGVMCRADGMVLDDGVTLRLAADHYIMTTTTGNAAGVLDWLEEWSQTEWPELRVRFTSVTEQWATVAVVGPRSREVVAALAPDLDVSNDAFPFMTARETRLASGVAARICRISFSGELAFEINVAGWYGLATWESVIRAGAPLGITPYGTETMHVLRAEKGYPVIGQDTDGTVTPQDLGMEWVVSQRKPFIGKRSFRRADTARGDRRQLVGLLPVDPAVLLPEGAQLVADAEVSPPTRALGHVTSSYRSAALGRTFALALVVGGRERLGERVYAPLPDGVVAATITDPVLYDPKGTRRDG
- a CDS encoding sarcosine oxidase subunit gamma produces the protein MTADTHRRSPLGHLADVLAAHSTGGERGVRLREVPFLAQLDLQLNPHGPAAMGAPPAGGWGRIAAALGSPLPTAPNTVIEAGSLQVLWLGPQEWLVLGPDGSAGATADLLRAALADEPGSVVDVSANRTTLELSGPAARQVLEKGCSLDLHPRAFGPGRCAQTLLGKIQVILHQVDAEPTYRLLVRGSFAQYLTDWLLDAMEEYRHPRLTP
- a CDS encoding NADPH-dependent F420 reductase, with the translated sequence MTTIAVLGNGRVGGNLATALTRAGHEVTVADRAPGAAADAARTARIVINATPGAGSLDRLAALRDELRDKILVDVSNATVDGPDGLPADLIYPGSSLAEQLQEALPETHVVKTLNTMLFPVMTAPATLAQTPTVFLSGEDPRAKQTVRELLTDLGWRKEWITDLGGIRTARATEAAILFVPHVIRSSGFVPFAISITR